A genomic window from Candidatus Denitrolinea symbiosum includes:
- a CDS encoding thiolase domain-containing protein produces the protein MTEIIIAGLGQTDVGEHWDISLRDLAFLAIESAIKDAGGLKPQALYVGNMLAPNLSRQAHLGALLADFAGLTGIEAVTVEAAGASGGAALRQGYLAVKSGLVDVALVVGVEKMTDQVGAGVEEALATAADSDYESVQGLTPTAQAALLMQRYMHEYNVPADGFAGFALTAHANGAGNPHAMFRKAIKPETYAKAEPLTPPLNMFDAAPNADGAAALVLTRRELLPSDWPHPLVKILASATASDTLALHDRKDPLFFEAAHLATGRAIKQAGITLDQVDFFEYHDAYSIYAALALESSGFAIRGHGWKMAADGRISLTGNLPCATMGGLKARGFAGGATGVYQAVEAATQLRGQAEACQVTRTRVGMIQSLGGPASTAVVHILEKLD, from the coding sequence ATGACAGAAATCATCATCGCAGGCCTCGGCCAAACGGACGTGGGCGAACACTGGGACATCAGTCTCCGCGACCTCGCCTTCCTCGCCATCGAATCCGCGATCAAAGACGCGGGCGGGCTTAAACCGCAAGCCCTCTACGTGGGCAACATGCTCGCGCCCAACCTCTCGCGCCAGGCGCACCTTGGCGCGCTGCTCGCCGACTTCGCGGGACTGACTGGCATCGAAGCCGTCACCGTGGAAGCCGCGGGCGCTTCAGGCGGCGCGGCGCTGCGACAGGGCTACCTCGCCGTCAAAAGCGGCCTCGTCGACGTGGCGCTCGTCGTCGGCGTGGAGAAGATGACCGATCAGGTCGGAGCAGGCGTGGAAGAAGCCCTCGCCACCGCCGCCGACAGCGACTACGAATCCGTGCAAGGCCTCACCCCCACCGCGCAGGCCGCCCTGCTCATGCAGCGCTACATGCACGAATACAACGTCCCCGCCGACGGCTTCGCGGGGTTCGCCCTCACCGCCCATGCCAACGGCGCGGGGAATCCGCACGCCATGTTCCGCAAAGCCATCAAGCCCGAGACCTACGCCAAAGCCGAGCCGCTGACTCCTCCCCTCAACATGTTCGACGCCGCGCCCAACGCCGACGGCGCCGCCGCCCTCGTTCTGACTCGCCGCGAGCTGCTCCCGTCCGATTGGCCTCATCCGCTCGTCAAGATTCTCGCCTCCGCCACCGCCTCCGACACGCTGGCGCTGCACGATCGCAAGGATCCGCTCTTCTTTGAAGCCGCTCACCTCGCCACAGGTCGCGCCATCAAACAGGCGGGCATCACCCTCGACCAGGTTGACTTCTTCGAATACCACGACGCCTACTCGATCTATGCCGCCCTCGCGCTCGAATCCTCGGGATTCGCGATTCGCGGCCACGGCTGGAAGATGGCCGCCGACGGCCGCATCTCTCTGACGGGCAACCTGCCCTGCGCGACGATGGGCGGACTCAAGGCCCGCGGCTTCGCGGGAGGCGCCACGGGCGTGTACCAGGCCGTCGAAGCCGCGACCCAGCTACGAGGTCAGGCGGAAGCGTGCCAGGTGACGCGGACGCGCGTCGGGATGATCCAGTCGCTCGGAGGTCCAGCGTCCACGGCAGTCGTCCACATCCTTGAGAAATTAGATTAG
- a CDS encoding hydroxymethylglutaryl-CoA synthase, which translates to MTTPSSSPSLLRPSRPVGFIGYGAYVPRYRLPAKEVARVWTGGKGAGLPIKEKAVPGLDEDVITMSIEAARNAIARAGIDPAELRAIWVGSESHPYAVKPTSTVVAEAIGASAHIQAGDWEFACKAGTEAIVAAMGFVGSGMADYALAIGMDTAQGKPGDALEYTAAAGGAAYIVGPAENALTVINASYSYVTDTPDFWRREYQKYPEHGVRFTGEPAYFAHITTSAKTLMEALGTSAKDYKWAVFHQPNTKFPQRAAQMLGFTPEQIAPGLLVPVIGNTYSGSSIIGLTAILDIAQPGDRILLASFGSGAGSDAFDLTVTDAILARQGKATKTQEYIARRTEIDYATYARMRGKITMK; encoded by the coding sequence ATGACCACCCCCTCCTCCTCCCCCTCCCTCCTCCGTCCCTCCCGCCCCGTCGGGTTCATCGGCTACGGCGCGTACGTGCCGCGCTATCGTCTCCCCGCCAAGGAAGTCGCCCGCGTGTGGACAGGCGGCAAAGGCGCTGGCCTGCCGATCAAAGAAAAAGCCGTCCCTGGGCTGGACGAGGACGTGATCACCATGTCAATTGAAGCGGCCAGGAACGCCATCGCCCGCGCAGGCATTGACCCCGCCGAGTTGCGCGCGATCTGGGTCGGGTCTGAGTCGCACCCGTATGCGGTCAAACCCACCTCCACCGTCGTGGCCGAAGCGATAGGCGCGTCCGCGCACATCCAGGCAGGCGACTGGGAATTCGCCTGCAAAGCGGGGACGGAGGCCATCGTCGCCGCGATGGGATTCGTCGGCTCGGGCATGGCCGATTACGCCCTCGCCATCGGCATGGACACCGCGCAGGGCAAGCCAGGCGACGCGCTCGAATACACTGCGGCGGCGGGCGGAGCGGCCTACATCGTGGGACCCGCCGAGAACGCGCTGACCGTCATCAACGCCTCGTACTCCTACGTCACCGACACGCCCGACTTCTGGCGGCGCGAGTACCAGAAGTACCCCGAGCACGGCGTCCGCTTCACGGGCGAACCCGCCTACTTCGCCCACATTACCACCTCCGCCAAGACGCTGATGGAAGCGCTCGGCACGTCTGCCAAGGATTACAAGTGGGCCGTCTTTCATCAGCCCAATACCAAGTTCCCGCAGCGCGCCGCGCAAATGCTCGGATTCACCCCCGAACAGATCGCGCCCGGACTGCTCGTCCCCGTCATCGGCAACACCTACTCGGGATCGTCCATCATCGGGCTGACGGCGATTCTTGACATCGCCCAGCCTGGTGACCGCATCCTGCTCGCCTCCTTCGGCTCTGGCGCTGGCTCCGACGCCTTCGACCTCACCGTCACTGACGCGATTCTCGCGCGCCAGGGCAAAGCGACAAAGACTCAGGAATATATCGCGCGGCGGACGGAGATTGATTACGCCACGTACGCGCGTATGCGCGGGAAGATTACGATGAAGTGA
- a CDS encoding hydroxymethylglutaryl-CoA reductase, degradative — protein MTNSRIAGFYNLTLDERRAKLAEAARLTSPELAAWTSGGLSPESADPMIENVVGLHALPLGIALNFQVNGRDVLVPMAIEEPSVVAGASFMAKLARAGGGFHATVSAPHMIGQMQVVNLSNVEEARLKIYEKKSELLAEADTIDPVLKKFGGGARDIEVRVIEDSPIGAFLVVHLIYDVRDAMGANAVNTACERLAPQIESITRGKVHLKILSNLADRRLARARCAIPLKELEVVGRDSISTYSGETVRDGILAAWAFAASDPYRAATHNKGIMNGVDAVVIATGNDWRAIEAGAHAYAVKNGKYTSLSTWGKDADGNLVGTLEMPMAVGIVGGATKVHPAAQAAVKLMGVKTASELAEVIVSVGLAQNLAALRALATEGIQRGHMSLHARQVAIAAGASGELIEKVAAQMVAEKVVRIDRAEEIMKGINA, from the coding sequence ATGACAAACTCCCGAATCGCTGGATTTTACAATTTGACTCTCGACGAACGCCGCGCCAAACTGGCCGAGGCTGCGCGTCTGACCTCGCCCGAGCTGGCCGCGTGGACCTCAGGCGGACTCAGCCCCGAGTCCGCCGATCCCATGATCGAAAACGTAGTCGGCCTGCACGCCCTCCCGCTCGGGATCGCGCTCAACTTCCAGGTGAACGGGCGCGACGTTCTCGTCCCGATGGCAATCGAAGAGCCGTCCGTCGTGGCGGGCGCGTCGTTCATGGCGAAACTGGCGCGCGCCGGCGGCGGATTCCACGCCACCGTCTCCGCGCCGCACATGATCGGGCAGATGCAGGTCGTCAACCTGTCAAACGTCGAGGAAGCGCGGCTCAAAATCTACGAGAAGAAATCCGAACTGCTGGCCGAAGCCGACACGATTGATCCCGTGCTTAAAAAATTTGGCGGCGGCGCAAGGGACATCGAAGTCCGCGTCATCGAGGACTCCCCCATCGGCGCGTTCCTCGTCGTCCACCTTATCTATGACGTGCGCGACGCGATGGGCGCGAACGCCGTCAACACCGCCTGCGAAAGACTCGCCCCGCAAATCGAGTCCATCACGCGTGGCAAAGTCCATCTCAAGATTTTGTCCAACCTCGCGGATAGACGTCTCGCCCGCGCGCGCTGCGCCATCCCCCTGAAAGAATTGGAGGTTGTAGGTCGAGATAGTATCTCAACCTATTCTGGCGAGACCGTCCGCGACGGGATTCTTGCCGCCTGGGCATTCGCCGCCTCCGACCCGTACCGCGCCGCGACGCACAACAAAGGAATCATGAACGGCGTGGACGCGGTGGTCATCGCCACGGGCAACGACTGGCGCGCCATCGAGGCGGGCGCGCACGCCTACGCCGTGAAGAACGGCAAGTACACATCCCTTTCCACCTGGGGCAAAGACGCGGACGGCAACCTGGTCGGGACGCTCGAAATGCCAATGGCGGTGGGAATCGTCGGCGGCGCGACCAAAGTCCACCCTGCGGCACAGGCCGCGGTGAAACTGATGGGCGTGAAGACCGCCAGCGAACTGGCCGAGGTCATCGTCTCGGTGGGACTGGCGCAAAATCTCGCCGCCCTGCGCGCCCTCGCCACCGAAGGCATCCAACGAGGTCACATGTCGCTACACGCAAGACAGGTGGCGATTGCGGCAGGCGCGAGCGGAGAGTTGATCGAGAAGGTGGCCGCGCAGATGGTGGCCGAGAAGGTGGTGCGAATTGATCGTGCGGAGGAGATTATGAAAGGAATAAACGCGTAA
- a CDS encoding signal transduction histidine kinase gives MLLTREELQERLIALHQASLELVKDVSLETLLRRIAATACEQAHARYAAVGVLDDEGKLKQFISVGMTEDEARRIPHPPRGVGLIGALMNAEAPIRLADVTRDPRAVGFPPQHPHMRSFLGVPIRAADLQLGQIYLTEKVDAGEFTADDEKIIQMLAAYAAAAIQNARLYERLRERDAAMTRSNEDAALLNDIASTLASSLEQDEILNKTLALVMNYMRVEAGEIFLLEDDKETLRMALHRGQAAEAFWNSNRFRVGDGFPGMAAQKGEPIVSRDLTKDDRFVREAIVQAGFRQIACLPLKASGELVGVLGVATRSQSPFNKRDIQLLSALGNWAGLAIENARLHQNARRLAVLEERERIGMDLHDGIIQSIYGVGLAMENLQHMLDEGNPQAKNRVKHVIDALNQIIRDIRAYILDLRPRQLNNENLLDGLKRLAAEYRANTLASATVNGSKAKLDSLPPSHSMALFHICQEALANAAKHASAKHVSINLWVTDERVVMEVRDNGRGFDPEKMSRSIGHGLANMQTRIRTVGGEVDITSAPGEGASVLAWVPRRVAG, from the coding sequence ATGCTTTTGACGCGCGAGGAATTGCAGGAACGCCTGATCGCATTGCACCAGGCCAGCCTTGAACTGGTGAAAGACGTTTCGCTGGAGACGCTGCTCCGGCGGATCGCGGCCACGGCGTGCGAGCAGGCGCACGCGCGTTACGCCGCGGTGGGGGTGTTGGACGATGAAGGGAAGTTGAAGCAATTTATTTCAGTCGGCATGACCGAGGACGAGGCGAGGCGGATCCCGCACCCGCCGCGCGGGGTGGGACTGATCGGCGCGTTGATGAACGCCGAGGCGCCGATCCGCCTGGCGGATGTGACGCGCGACCCGCGCGCGGTCGGCTTTCCGCCGCAGCATCCGCACATGCGGTCGTTCCTCGGGGTCCCGATCCGCGCCGCCGACTTGCAACTGGGACAGATCTACCTGACGGAGAAAGTCGACGCGGGCGAGTTCACCGCCGACGACGAGAAGATCATCCAGATGCTGGCCGCATACGCGGCCGCGGCCATCCAGAACGCGCGCTTGTACGAGCGTTTGCGCGAGCGCGACGCCGCCATGACCCGCAGCAACGAAGACGCCGCCTTGCTGAACGATATCGCCTCCACGCTCGCCTCCTCGCTGGAACAGGACGAGATTCTGAACAAGACTCTCGCCCTCGTCATGAACTACATGCGGGTGGAGGCCGGCGAGATTTTTCTGCTGGAGGACGACAAAGAAACTTTGCGGATGGCGCTGCACCGCGGGCAGGCGGCCGAGGCGTTTTGGAACAGCAACCGCTTCCGTGTGGGGGACGGGTTTCCCGGCATGGCCGCGCAAAAAGGAGAGCCGATCGTCAGCCGGGACCTCACGAAGGACGACCGCTTTGTGCGCGAAGCGATCGTCCAGGCGGGGTTCCGCCAGATCGCCTGCCTGCCGCTGAAAGCTTCGGGCGAACTGGTGGGCGTGTTGGGCGTCGCCACGCGCAGTCAGTCTCCTTTCAACAAGCGCGACATTCAACTCCTCTCGGCTTTGGGAAACTGGGCCGGGCTCGCCATCGAAAACGCCCGCCTGCACCAGAACGCGCGCCGTCTCGCCGTGCTGGAGGAACGCGAACGCATCGGCATGGACCTGCACGACGGCATCATCCAATCCATTTACGGGGTGGGACTGGCGATGGAAAACCTTCAGCACATGCTGGACGAGGGAAATCCGCAGGCGAAAAACCGCGTCAAACACGTCATTGACGCCCTGAATCAGATCATCCGCGACATTCGCGCCTACATCCTTGACTTGCGGCCGCGCCAACTGAACAACGAAAACCTGCTCGACGGCCTCAAACGCCTCGCGGCGGAATATCGCGCCAATACGCTGGCCTCGGCCACCGTCAACGGCTCGAAAGCCAAACTGGATTCGCTTCCGCCCAGCCACAGTATGGCGCTGTTCCACATCTGCCAGGAGGCGCTGGCGAACGCCGCCAAACACGCCTCCGCCAAGCACGTTTCCATCAATCTGTGGGTCACCGACGAGCGCGTCGTCATGGAAGTGCGCGACAACGGCAGGGGCTTCGATCCCGAAAAAATGAGCCGGTCAATCGGTCACGGACTCGCCAACATGCAGACGCGCATCCGCACGGTGGGCGGCGAAGTGGACATCACCTCCGCGCCCGGCGAAGGCGCCAGCGTCCTCGCCTGGGTCCCGCGGCGCGTCGCGGGATGA
- a CDS encoding chromosomal replication initiation protein DnaA — MNAEHAWQSVLGQLQMEMPRASYETWVRDTKPVSFDAGVMTVAVRNAYARDWLDSRLAATVNRMLMTATDSSVTVNFVVASGADGEAGEADPAEIQPEAPPAEPRPRSLTLNPRYTFDTFVVGAGNRLAHAACQAVAEKPARAYNPLFLYGGVGLGKTHLLHAIGNACNARGLNVLYVSSEEFTNDLISAIRTHTTQAFRDKYRSADVLLIDDIQFIAGKESTQEEFFHTFNTLHGQDKQIIVSSDRPPKSLVTLEERLRSRFEWGLAADIQAPDLETRLAILRSKAERTGRFVPDEVLQEIARRVQSNIRELEGALNRIIAFADLSGSTLNASLVDVALADLLPQRGELQPQVVIDVVARFFNLTAEKLLSADRSKNVSLPRQLAMYILREDVKASLPQIGEVVGGRDHTTVMHGIKKIESDIKNDDRMQRQLMQIRQQLYGQQVSAI, encoded by the coding sequence ATGAACGCAGAGCACGCCTGGCAGTCAGTACTCGGCCAGTTACAAATGGAAATGCCCAGGGCTTCTTACGAAACCTGGGTGCGCGACACAAAGCCGGTCTCGTTCGACGCGGGCGTGATGACCGTCGCCGTCCGCAACGCCTACGCCCGCGATTGGCTGGATTCGCGCCTCGCAGCCACCGTCAATCGGATGTTGATGACCGCCACCGATTCCAGCGTGACCGTCAACTTCGTCGTCGCTTCGGGCGCGGACGGGGAAGCGGGGGAGGCCGACCCGGCCGAGATCCAGCCCGAGGCGCCGCCCGCGGAACCGCGTCCGCGCAGCCTGACGCTCAATCCGCGTTACACGTTCGACACCTTCGTCGTCGGCGCGGGCAACCGTCTCGCGCACGCCGCGTGTCAGGCTGTGGCCGAAAAACCCGCGCGCGCCTACAATCCGCTTTTCCTCTACGGGGGAGTCGGGCTTGGAAAAACCCACCTGCTCCATGCCATCGGGAACGCCTGCAACGCCCGCGGGCTGAATGTGCTGTACGTCTCGTCGGAGGAGTTCACCAACGACCTGATCTCCGCCATCCGCACGCACACCACGCAGGCATTCCGCGACAAATACCGCTCAGCAGACGTGCTGTTGATTGACGATATTCAGTTCATCGCCGGGAAAGAATCCACGCAGGAGGAGTTCTTCCACACCTTCAACACCCTGCACGGACAGGACAAGCAGATCATCGTCTCGTCCGATCGCCCGCCCAAGTCGCTGGTCACGCTCGAAGAACGGCTGCGCTCGCGCTTCGAGTGGGGACTTGCCGCCGACATCCAGGCGCCCGACCTCGAGACCCGTCTCGCCATCCTGCGCTCGAAGGCCGAACGGACGGGGCGTTTCGTCCCCGACGAGGTGCTGCAGGAGATCGCCCGCCGCGTTCAGTCGAACATCCGCGAACTGGAAGGCGCGCTGAACCGCATCATCGCCTTCGCCGACTTGAGCGGCTCCACCCTCAACGCCAGCCTCGTGGATGTGGCCCTGGCCGACCTGCTGCCCCAGCGCGGCGAACTCCAGCCGCAGGTTGTTATTGACGTGGTGGCGCGCTTCTTCAACCTGACCGCCGAAAAATTGCTCAGCGCCGACCGCTCGAAGAACGTCTCCCTGCCGCGGCAACTCGCCATGTATATTTTGCGCGAAGACGTGAAAGCCTCGCTGCCGCAGATCGGCGAAGTCGTCGGCGGGCGCGACCATACCACCGTGATGCACGGCATCAAAAAGATCGAAAGCGACATAAAAAACGACGACCGTATGCAACGACAGTTAATGCAGATTCGCCAGCAGCTATACGGCCAGCAGGTTTCCGCCATATAG
- a CDS encoding choline dehydrogenase — translation MDTVYDYLIIGSGFGGSVSAMRLTEKGYSVLMLEKGRRFEDRDFAKTNWQFWKYLWLPALRAHGILQIGILKGAMVLHGAGVGGGSLGYANVLEVPAEATFATPAWYRNVKWGEALRPHYETARRMLGAARNPKLWTADFLLKDIAEECGMGHTFRATDVGAYFGEAGATVPDPYFGGAGPDRAGCRHCGGCMVGCRYNAKNTLPKNYLYFAEKNGAKIVPESEVVDVRPLTDPPSGYEVAYRDSTKLFKRTTKVRARNVIFAAGVMGTVRLLLRLREGGSLPNLSPRVGHMVRTNSEALLGSLARRSDVNYSEGVAISSIYNHDEITRVEPVRYPDGSSLMRFLAAPLIEKDIPVPARVLKFIGWSLTHPVDFLKALLLPGWAHNTTILLVMQHADNRMRFRMGRSFFTLFRRGMVADEEPGYKIHAQVEGSHELTRDFARRTNGIALGSIGENLLGLPTTAHILGGAPLGRDASEGVVDENFRVHNYEGMYVIDGSIMPANPGVNPSLTIAALAEYAMSKIPPKSDVQESVS, via the coding sequence ATGGACACAGTCTACGATTACCTCATCATCGGTTCGGGATTCGGGGGCAGCGTCTCCGCCATGCGGTTGACCGAAAAGGGCTACTCGGTCTTGATGCTGGAAAAAGGCAGGCGTTTCGAAGACCGGGATTTCGCCAAAACCAACTGGCAGTTCTGGAAATATCTGTGGTTGCCCGCCCTCCGCGCGCACGGCATTTTGCAGATCGGCATACTCAAAGGCGCGATGGTACTGCACGGCGCGGGCGTGGGCGGCGGGAGTCTCGGCTACGCCAACGTGCTGGAGGTCCCCGCCGAGGCGACCTTCGCGACGCCCGCCTGGTATCGAAACGTGAAGTGGGGCGAGGCGCTGCGTCCGCACTACGAGACCGCCCGTCGGATGCTCGGCGCGGCGCGCAACCCGAAATTGTGGACGGCGGATTTCCTGCTGAAAGACATCGCCGAGGAATGCGGCATGGGACATACCTTCCGCGCCACCGACGTCGGCGCGTACTTCGGGGAGGCGGGCGCGACCGTCCCCGACCCCTACTTCGGGGGCGCGGGCCCCGACCGCGCGGGATGCCGTCACTGCGGCGGGTGCATGGTCGGCTGCCGCTACAACGCCAAGAACACCCTCCCCAAAAATTACCTGTACTTCGCGGAGAAGAACGGCGCGAAGATCGTCCCAGAATCCGAAGTAGTTGACGTCAGGCCGTTGACCGATCCGCCGTCAGGCTATGAGGTCGCCTACCGCGACTCCACCAAACTCTTCAAGCGGACGACCAAAGTCCGCGCCCGAAACGTCATCTTCGCCGCGGGCGTGATGGGGACGGTCCGCCTGCTCCTGCGTTTGCGCGAGGGCGGCTCGCTCCCGAACCTGTCGCCGCGCGTCGGCCACATGGTGCGCACCAACTCCGAGGCGCTGCTCGGCTCGCTGGCCCGCAGATCGGACGTCAACTACTCGGAGGGCGTGGCGATCTCGTCCATCTACAACCACGACGAGATCACGCGCGTCGAACCCGTCCGCTACCCCGACGGCTCCAGCCTGATGCGCTTCCTGGCCGCGCCGCTGATCGAGAAAGACATCCCCGTCCCGGCGCGCGTGTTGAAGTTCATCGGCTGGTCGCTGACCCATCCTGTGGACTTTCTCAAAGCGCTGCTCCTGCCGGGCTGGGCGCACAACACCACCATCCTGCTGGTGATGCAGCACGCCGACAACCGCATGCGCTTCCGCATGGGACGCAGTTTCTTCACGCTCTTCCGCCGCGGCATGGTGGCGGACGAGGAGCCCGGCTACAAGATCCACGCGCAGGTGGAAGGCTCGCACGAGTTGACGCGCGACTTCGCCAGACGGACAAACGGGATCGCGCTCGGCTCCATCGGCGAAAACCTGCTAGGCCTGCCGACAACCGCCCACATCCTCGGCGGCGCGCCGCTCGGACGCGACGCCTCCGAAGGCGTGGTGGACGAGAACTTCCGCGTCCACAACTACGAAGGCATGTACGTTATTGACGGCTCAATCATGCCCGCCAACCCCGGCGTCAATCCGAGTCTCACCATCGCCGCGCTGGCAGAATACGCGATGAGTAAAATTCCGCCGAAGTCCGACGTCCAGGAGAGCGTTTCCTAA
- a CDS encoding transcriptional regulator, ArsR family, translating to MTTPFEELANLDKLIHEPARLAILTALSACESADFTALRRLTGLSDGNLSVQLTKLEEAGLVSIQKQFVAKKPSTRARITKKGNEAIQRHWERLNAIKQNADAWEDNSG from the coding sequence ATGACCACGCCCTTTGAAGAACTCGCCAACCTCGACAAGTTGATCCACGAACCCGCCCGTCTCGCCATCTTGACGGCCCTCTCGGCCTGCGAAAGCGCAGACTTCACCGCCCTCCGCCGCCTGACGGGATTAAGCGACGGCAATCTTTCCGTCCAATTGACGAAACTGGAGGAGGCGGGCCTGGTGAGCATACAAAAACAATTCGTCGCGAAGAAACCCAGCACGCGAGCCAGAATCACCAAAAAAGGGAACGAAGCGATTCAACGTCACTGGGAACGGTTGAACGCCATCAAACAAAATGCCGACGCGTGGGAAGACAACTCCGGGTGA
- a CDS encoding 3-hydroxybutyryl-CoA dehydrogenase, with translation MDIKKIFVIGAGTMGNGIAQVAATSGYAVTCMDVVPAALEKAKATIAKSTAKLLEKGVVTAEQKANADKIVFVGDMSTMKDADLVIEAATENPELKFKIFKDMDANAREGVILASNTSSISITKIAAATKRPDKVIGMHFMNPVPLMKLVEVIRGLGTSDETTQTVTDVCKTMGKEPVEANDSPGFISNRILCPMINEAVFALQEGVGTPEAIDTVMKLGMNHPMGPLTLADLIGLDVVLFVMEVLQRDLGEDKYRPAYLLRKMVDAGYLGRKSGRGFYKYQ, from the coding sequence ATGGATATCAAAAAAATTTTTGTGATCGGCGCTGGAACGATGGGAAATGGAATTGCCCAAGTAGCCGCAACTTCTGGTTACGCCGTCACCTGTATGGACGTCGTCCCTGCCGCGCTGGAGAAAGCGAAGGCAACCATCGCCAAGTCAACGGCGAAACTGCTGGAGAAGGGAGTCGTCACCGCCGAGCAAAAAGCCAACGCGGACAAGATCGTCTTCGTCGGCGACATGTCCACGATGAAGGACGCGGACCTGGTCATCGAAGCGGCGACGGAGAATCCCGAACTGAAATTCAAAATTTTCAAAGACATGGACGCCAACGCGCGCGAGGGCGTGATCCTCGCCAGCAACACCTCGTCCATTTCGATCACCAAGATCGCCGCGGCGACGAAACGCCCCGACAAAGTCATCGGGATGCACTTCATGAACCCCGTCCCGTTGATGAAACTGGTGGAAGTGATCCGCGGCCTCGGCACGTCGGATGAAACGACGCAGACCGTGACGGACGTCTGCAAGACGATGGGCAAGGAACCCGTCGAAGCGAACGACTCGCCAGGCTTCATCTCCAACCGCATTTTGTGTCCGATGATCAACGAGGCGGTCTTCGCCCTGCAGGAGGGAGTCGGCACGCCCGAAGCCATTGATACGGTGATGAAACTCGGCATGAACCACCCGATGGGGCCGCTCACCCTCGCCGACCTGATCGGACTCGACGTCGTCCTGTTCGTGATGGAAGTCCTCCAGCGCGACCTCGGCGAGGACAAATACCGTCCCGCGTACCTGCTGCGGAAGATGGTGGACGCGGGATATTTGGGAAGGAAGTCGGGGAGAGGGTTCTATAAATACCAATAA
- a CDS encoding four helix bundle protein, whose protein sequence is MKIEKFEDIRAWQQARELTNLVYDLTEKGNFVKDYRLRDQIQGAAGSIMHNIAEGFDDGSDVEFIRFLKYARRSASEVQSETYLALDRKYITPQDFQQVYDMATTTKKSINAFIAYLRKSKSDSTR, encoded by the coding sequence GTGAAGATCGAGAAGTTCGAGGATATTCGCGCGTGGCAGCAAGCGCGAGAACTGACCAACCTCGTCTACGACTTGACCGAGAAAGGCAACTTCGTCAAAGATTATCGCCTTCGCGATCAGATCCAGGGCGCGGCTGGTTCGATCATGCATAACATCGCCGAGGGATTTGACGATGGCTCCGACGTCGAGTTTATACGCTTTCTAAAGTATGCGCGGCGTTCCGCGAGCGAGGTTCAGTCAGAGACCTACCTCGCCCTCGACCGAAAGTACATTACCCCGCAGGATTTTCAACAAGTGTACGACATGGCGACGACAACAAAGAAATCCATCAACGCTTTTATCGCATATTTGCGAAAGTCCAAATCTGATTCAACCAGATGA